The window AAGAACGTACTCCGAATTTTGAAGCAATATCTCTTCCTTCTCCTTTTTCCATGTCAAACCTTGCATTGATGAAGTTGGTATTGTAATAATCGCTGACCGTTTTCTGGGTGAAGACATTTTTCTCCATCATTTTACATGGGCCACACCATGATGCATAGGCATCAATAAAAACCAATTTCTTTTCCTTCTTGGCTTTGGCAATAATATCTTTGAACGGGAGTTCCTGAAACTGGATCGTTTCCTGAGCTGAGATAGCGATGGTACAAAAAATAGATATCCCGGAGATGATCTTCTTCATTTTCAAATAAGATTTGTAGGCGAAGATAATTAATTTTAAAAATATAGCATGCTGAATCTGTAGTCTGAACAACGATATTAACTAACTTTAAGACTTATACCTGCTTTCTTGCCTTTCGGTTTGTGTATAAAATAAGAGTTGTTCTTTCGATTTTTTCTTTAAAAAAGTAGTGAGAGTTTAGCTTATTTTTTCTTCACTTTTTTATGCTCATTACCCCATACTTCAAGTTGATCCAGAACCGGAATCAGTTTTTTACCAATTTCTGTAAGCTCGTATTCTACTTTTATGGGTACCTCTGCATATACTTTTTTGGCGATAAGTTCCTCCTGTTCCATTTTTTTTAGCTGAAGGGTAAGCATTCTTTCAGAAATATTGTGGATTCTATCCTTCAGTTCAAAAAATCTCAGTTTCCCATGTTTAAGATGATAACAAATGGAAAGAATCCAGCGGCCACTGATCAGATTCACGGCATATATTTCAGAACAGCTGTACTCCAGTGTTTTCTTATTTTCATTATTGGTGGATGATTCTTTAATACTCATACTTACATTTTTGTTCGTTCCAGACAATCATTTGTACACTTGGAAAGCATAATGTTGATAGGTAAATTTACAAATAAAAACAGGAAATATTCTGTTGGAAAATGGTTTTATCGCTTGTTTAGTATAAAATATTTAAGATATTATGAACTTTAATAGAATTAACATTGATTTGAAAAATAGCATTGAAAATGTCCCTTATTCGTTGGAAATTGATGAAGATTTATTTTTGAATGCTCCGGAAATTATTCAACAGGAAAGAAAAGAATTTACGAAAGCTCATCCTTTTAAAAAACCGGATCATATTGCTGTGCAAGATATTTTTATACCAAGCTCAGAAGATAGATACGGGATCAGACTTCACGTTTATCAGCCTGAAGGTTTTAACCGCGACAGGGTTCTCCTTTACTTTCATGGAGGAGGATATGTTTTCGGGTTGCCGGAGCAGGTGGATGACCAGATGTTTGAGATAGCAGATAAACTTAAGGCAACCATTATTTCTGTTGATTACAGGCTGGCTCCCCAATATCGGTTTCCTATACCTGTTTTAGATGGTTTTGATGCTTTACAATGGATCATAAGACATGGTTTCTCAGAGCTGGGGATTAATTCTGATGGTATAACCGTTTTTGGAGCAAGTGCAGGCGGGCATCTGGCGGCGGCTGTAACTCAAATGGCAGCAGATCACAATATTAAAAATATAAAACATCAGTTCT of the Chryseobacterium viscerum genome contains:
- a CDS encoding winged helix-turn-helix transcriptional regulator — its product is MSIKESSTNNENKKTLEYSCSEIYAVNLISGRWILSICYHLKHGKLRFFELKDRIHNISERMLTLQLKKMEQEELIAKKVYAEVPIKVEYELTEIGKKLIPVLDQLEVWGNEHKKVKKK
- a CDS encoding alpha/beta hydrolase, with amino-acid sequence MNFNRINIDLKNSIENVPYSLEIDEDLFLNAPEIIQQERKEFTKAHPFKKPDHIAVQDIFIPSSEDRYGIRLHVYQPEGFNRDRVLLYFHGGGYVFGLPEQVDDQMFEIADKLKATIISVDYRLAPQYRFPIPVLDGFDALQWIIRHGFSELGINSDGITVFGASAGGHLAAAVTQMAADHNIKNIKHQFLLYPVIHNRLNTPSMEEFTDIPLWNKNYAKTAWLHFLGEENKDKSLQYSDLTNYNNFSGLPQTTIVACELDPLRDEDVEYAQLLYKAGVKTELWVISGALHVFDLFDSPMKDEYNKFLMNRLFQ